One candidate division KSB1 bacterium DNA segment encodes these proteins:
- a CDS encoding FAD-binding oxidoreductase, whose product MKWFDKHVKLREQIRHGRLHTEQKDILSLLKGKVAKEDVPACVVEPAGDAELADALAFAGEKQMRVALSSGGRPLGVKALGGHMLILTTRLAGPPSFSADRHSVRVAAGMSAEALSVDLARAGRRWLPLWPIPGGESIGGLVATAWEGLRTWGHGGLLESIRSLDWLSYDGRKFSTGSAASGMNAPDVSPFLYGSFGTLGIITSLELSLEPVPAERTAAIFELRDAHDAAKLLTTLREMESPPETAVYWGAAATDFIRRGNDNTISDSAEVTLLAEWNSAVEWPMEWLRFASPVTDSQAIQALWQDVFRMPRTAARLCPARVEARLRLPAAGLEEVERLAREMGRDTNLTIAVWGTVEGGWLQIWALQPDEEARTHRRAEEAVGRIVQMATELGGASAPLPPGATYPHRNGEAATARDLAHTVRSLLLKRCDPGTVYIPTNAST is encoded by the coding sequence GTGAAGTGGTTTGACAAACACGTGAAGCTGCGGGAGCAGATTCGCCACGGCCGGTTGCACACGGAGCAGAAGGATATCCTGAGTTTGCTGAAAGGCAAAGTGGCGAAGGAGGATGTTCCCGCTTGCGTGGTGGAACCGGCGGGAGACGCCGAGCTCGCGGATGCGCTCGCGTTTGCGGGGGAGAAGCAGATGCGAGTGGCGCTGTCCTCGGGTGGACGGCCGCTGGGGGTGAAGGCGCTCGGCGGTCACATGTTGATTCTGACGACGCGGCTGGCGGGTCCGCCGTCATTTTCGGCGGATCGACACTCGGTGCGGGTGGCCGCGGGCATGTCGGCGGAGGCGCTGTCGGTTGATTTGGCGCGGGCGGGCAGGCGGTGGCTTCCGTTGTGGCCGATCCCCGGCGGTGAGAGCATTGGCGGACTGGTGGCCACGGCCTGGGAGGGCTTGCGAACTTGGGGCCATGGCGGACTGCTGGAGAGTATTCGCTCGCTGGACTGGTTGAGCTATGACGGTCGCAAGTTCAGCACGGGCTCGGCGGCGAGCGGAATGAACGCGCCGGATGTCAGTCCTTTTCTGTACGGTTCGTTCGGCACGCTGGGAATCATCACGTCGTTGGAGCTGTCGCTCGAACCGGTTCCGGCCGAGCGCACGGCGGCGATATTTGAATTGCGCGATGCACACGACGCGGCCAAGTTGTTGACCACATTGCGCGAGATGGAGTCGCCGCCGGAAACGGCCGTCTATTGGGGTGCAGCGGCCACGGATTTTATTCGTCGCGGGAACGATAATACGATTTCCGATAGCGCGGAAGTCACGTTGCTGGCGGAATGGAATTCGGCGGTTGAATGGCCGATGGAATGGTTGCGATTCGCGTCGCCGGTCACGGACAGTCAGGCGATCCAGGCCTTGTGGCAGGACGTGTTCCGCATGCCGCGCACGGCGGCGCGGCTCTGTCCGGCGCGGGTTGAAGCGCGGTTGCGCTTACCGGCGGCGGGCTTGGAAGAGGTCGAGCGGTTGGCGCGGGAGATGGGTCGCGATACGAACCTTACGATCGCGGTTTGGGGGACGGTGGAAGGCGGTTGGTTGCAAATTTGGGCGTTGCAGCCGGATGAAGAAGCGCGCACCCATCGTCGAGCCGAGGAAGCGGTCGGGCGGATTGTGCAGATGGCGACGGAACTCGGTGGAGCATCGGCTCCGCTGCCGCCGGGCGCGACGTATCCGCACCGCAACGGCGAGGCCGCGACGGCGCGTGACCTGGCGCATACCGTGCGGAGCCTGCTGTTGAAGCGGTGCGATCCGGGAACGGTTTACATTCCGACGAACGCATCGACTTAG
- a CDS encoding zinc ribbon domain-containing protein has protein sequence MPTYDYHCANGHRFEEFQSIVAEPLEVCPICGGRAEREISGGSGLIFKGSGFYITDYAKKHSPESKGVSSVKSKEAVESAPAAKSDKSESKGETKSESRSETKSESRSESKGTSGS, from the coding sequence ATGCCGACCTACGACTATCATTGCGCGAACGGACATCGCTTCGAGGAATTTCAGAGCATCGTGGCGGAGCCGTTGGAGGTTTGCCCGATTTGCGGGGGACGCGCGGAGCGCGAGATTTCAGGGGGCAGCGGGTTGATTTTCAAAGGCTCGGGATTCTACATTACGGATTATGCGAAGAAGCACAGTCCGGAATCGAAGGGCGTGAGTTCGGTGAAATCGAAGGAGGCGGTCGAGTCCGCGCCGGCCGCGAAGTCCGACAAGTCCGAGAGCAAAGGCGAGACGAAGTCCGAGAGCAGGAGCGAGACGAAGTCTGAGAGCAGGAGCGAGAGCAAGGGAACGAGCGGCTCGTGA